The DNA window ATTATCTAGTCCTCAAAACCAACACAGAGACATTAAAATTAAAGGTGACTAGTGAGATAAAAGTCATACCACTTTCTGCTGACAATGATCTTTTGTCGGCCAGGGAACTTAAACTTAGCACGGCGAAGAGCCTCTTGAGCATGGTTAGCATTGCCATCTTTGCAGCGAACTGAGAGCAAAACCTGACCAATAGCAACACGGGCACAGACTCCCTGCGGCTTACCAAAAGCTCCTCTCATACCAGTTTGGAGCCTATCAGCCCCAGCACATGACAACATCTTGTTAATTCGCAAAACATGGAATGGGTGAACCCTAACCCTGAGGTGGAAAGCATCCTTTCCAGCAGACTTGGTCATGTACTTGTTGCAAGCAATACGAGCAGCTTCAAGTGCCTCACTTGAAACATTCTCCTTCTCCCAACTTACCAAGTGCACACAGAAAGGAAATTCATCAACTCCCTTTCTCTTCATACCCACATCGTAGATCCTGATCTTTGGATCTGGGACACCACGGCAAAACCGTGATTTTGGGTAAGGCTTGTTCTTAATCTGGCGGTAACACCTTGCAGGTCctgagaaaatatttcaaccCAGTTAGGGACAAGCTTTTGTGATGTCAATACTGAACACAAATACAAGTATCACAATTAAGGGTCAATTAATTGCAGCATCATATTATAGTTAAGAGCAAATAAGGAATAAAGCTAGCTATATAAATAATTGCCATAGCATAAATCTGCAAGTTAGTGAAAAGCCTCCTCATCCATAAAGAAAGTTATATCTACTATGTAGTGCAGAATAACTTGAATGTGCTATCACTAACAAAGAACAATAAATGGGGGTGAACCTTGTCATACTTGTTTCTGTTCATACACAGCAAAACTTGGTGCATATTtcagatatattttttatcatcaaCTTCACCATTTACATAGATTCATcaaaatattcacaaaaaaataaaaataaaaaaaaatctttttcataaaaaaacagTATGGCAAACTGTTATCTTTCGCGTTTATCCTCCACAAGGTGGATACTTCAGCTGTTTTTCAGTGTGGTTGCAGAAAAGGGTTCGTTTTGCAAGAAACAGTGAGGAAAAGAGGGCAAATTTTCTATCTTACTACCAATTTATCATTTCTAGGACCAGAGATCAATAATTGGCCTAAAAAGATACATCTGTAGCAACATCATAAAACTGAAGGGCAAAAATTCCATCTTTAAGCAACCAATTATATCACACGTAGAACCAGAGATAAAGTGATTGGTATCAAAAGACACGAATTGTAGAAACGACATGCAACTCCCACATATTTTATAATCTTGAATAAACTACCGAATTTTATCACTTGTGGGACTAGAGAGTCGAGTGATTGGTCTCAAAAGACAGGAACTCATGTAGCAACATCATAAAACTCCATTACTTATATACTCAAATACTTCAACAAGGTACTCTTAATATCTTTAATCTCTATATGAATACTAGTATTGAGGAATCTTATTAATTCAGCTAGTTGACTAGCTGAACCTTCAACTACTGAATTAATCTCTATATGAATACTGAtattggggaatcttagtaattcAGCTAGTTGACTACCTACCTGAACTTTCAACAACTTAATTGGTCAGAGTTCGACTCCGCACGTTGTGATACTCTCCCACaaccttttttataaaaaaaaatcctaatatCCATTCTCCTCCATTTGCAGCCTTTGGAATCGCTCAGCAATAACTAGTCTTAAACAATAAACAGAGTTCTCTACATCTACTTACGTACCGAATCACACAAGGCAAAAGGCCACAAATCAGATGTATCATTTCAgca is part of the Solanum stenotomum isolate F172 chromosome 8, ASM1918654v1, whole genome shotgun sequence genome and encodes:
- the LOC125874148 gene encoding 60S ribosomal protein L10-like, whose amino-acid sequence is MGRRPARCYRQIKNKPYPKSRFCRGVPDPKIRIYDVGMKRKGVDEFPFCVHLVSWEKENVSSEALEAARIACNKYMTKSAGKDAFHLRVRVHPFHVLRINKMLSCAGADRLQTGMRGAFGKPQGVCARVAIGQVLLSVRCKDGNANHAQEALRRAKFKFPGRQKIIVSRKWGFTKFSRTDYLKYKSENRIVPDGVNAKLLGCHGRLAARQPGRAFLEAAN